From one Thermodesulfobacteriota bacterium genomic stretch:
- a CDS encoding ATP-dependent metallopeptidase FtsH/Yme1/Tma family protein has product MLDWRALIWVLAVWLLLSTFFQATQTQDRAELPYTNFLSHLEADRVAAVTVRGQHITGSFREPVTPEPQAGEETPAEPREYSSFATTIPSFGDPELLGLLREKEVTVRAESEDNPWYLTLLLSFLPWILIIGAFVYMSRKARERMGGMMGGQNPFSFGKSKARLYKKSESDATFEDVAGLANAKRELAEVVEFLKEPKRFRSLGAELPNGILLVG; this is encoded by the coding sequence ATGCTGGACTGGCGGGCGCTGATCTGGGTGCTGGCGGTGTGGCTGCTGCTGAGCACCTTCTTCCAGGCCACCCAGACCCAGGACCGCGCGGAGCTGCCGTACACCAACTTCCTCTCCCACCTGGAGGCGGACCGGGTCGCGGCGGTGACCGTGCGGGGGCAGCACATCACCGGCAGCTTCCGCGAGCCCGTGACGCCCGAGCCCCAGGCGGGCGAAGAGACGCCGGCCGAGCCCCGGGAGTACTCCTCCTTCGCCACCACCATCCCTTCCTTCGGGGACCCGGAGCTCCTGGGGCTTCTGCGGGAAAAGGAGGTCACGGTCCGGGCCGAGAGCGAGGACAACCCCTGGTACCTCACGCTGCTCCTGAGCTTTCTCCCATGGATCCTCATCATCGGCGCCTTCGTCTACATGAGCCGGAAGGCCCGGGAGCGCATGGGGGGCATGATGGGGGGGCAGAACCCCTTCTCCTTCGGCAAGTCCAAGGCCCGCCTCTACAAGAAGTCCGAGAGCGACGCCACCTTCGAGGACGTGGCCGGCCTGGCCAACGCCAAGCGGGAGCTCGCCGAGGTGGTGGAGTTCCTCAAGGAGCCCAAGCGCTTCCGCTCCCTGGGGGCCGAGCTCCCCAACGGCATCCTCCTGGTGGG